The Populus alba chromosome 6, ASM523922v2, whole genome shotgun sequence genomic interval TATCTGATagataactataaaaaaagaggCGCATGCCACATGCTAACTTTTCAACACGGTCACAATAATCTCGTCAACGTGTAAGCATCTTGTAGCTCTTCGTGCCCCCATCTCAATCAATATGATAGAATCTCTCCACGTGACAATCTTACAGGCATCCGCACCCTCTTACTCATTCCGTTTCCCACTTCCCGTGACGTTATTTATAAGCATCCACCGTCTCTCTTCTTGGCAAAATAAGAAAAGCCCtcttggaaggaaaaaaaatggtgagagagagaagggagagaaggGATGTTAACCGGCGTTTCAGGGGAGTGAGGATGAGAAAGTGGGGAAAATGGGTAGCAGAAATAAGGCAACCAAACAGTAGAAATAGAATATGGTTAGGTTCGTATAATACCGCAGAGGAAGCAGCAAGAGCATATGATGCTGCTGTTTTATGTTTACGTGGGCCTTCGGCGACGTTTAATTTTCCATCGAATGTACCGGAAATTCCTGCAACGACAGAGATATTGCCTCCCGCGCAGATTAGGGAGGTTGCTTTTAGGCATGCAAGAAAGGGGAGTACTTTGGAAGCTGCGGAGAGGATTGTGGAATCTGGGTTGTTTGAAGGGCCGTCTGGGATGAGTGGAGAGGTGTATTTGGCTGGCGAAGGCGGTGGGGCGGAAAATTTAGAGGGAGTTTCGAGTGGGGTATGTTATCAAACATCTGGTGTGTGGACAGTTTAAGTTTGTTTGtggtgcttcttcttcttcttctttactgTCCCGTGACTTGGGAGTGTCGATTGAGCTGATAGAATTAATTGACAGAGGAAAGTTTTGGTTGAAGGGATTGATTGGAAATTTTGGTTGATATATGTAGGGTCTACCTTTTTCtttgatgtaaaaaagaaaaaaaaggaaaaatgataataatagtttttttttttttaatgaaataaccATCTTTCTATGGCAAAAGAAGAGGTTGCTTGCTGAAAGTAACTCGACATGTCGGGCTTGATATcagattttcatttcatttcattattatttttttaaaaaaaagttgattagGAGACAAGGAGATGATTAGTGTTtctttaattatgaaaatagttttttaatgaacaaaattaatgtttttttctctaaaacaaaattattacatATTAATTATTAGGGGTGTGACTCAACTGATTAGATTTTGTATCTGCTCTTTAGAGGTCACCAGTTTGAGTCTCACAAACCTCAGAGTCACTGGAGGcttatatagttgttaacttTAAGGTTCGTGGGTTTAGTCGATGTTCGCGTAAGCTGACTCAGACACTCACattaatctataaaaataaaaaaaattgttacacaccttttttaataaaagctcGAATTATGAATAATGAAATATACCTCTCATACCTATGAAAGAGATCACGTTGAGAAGAGGTCAAGAGAAGCGATTGGAAGATGTTAAGGTAATTGATTATACGGATTCATGTGATTATTCTgaacaaaaacatataatagATTGTGCTTgtggaaaatttaaattagaaaatatatgaaTGTTATAAAGGAAATGTATTAATAGGAATACAAGTTGTGTGCTTCTGATTTATTATGAATAATTTGTATAGATttagaaattatatttcatgCAGTTATGTTGAAAAAAGGTAATTTATCTCTTTGAGAGgtttataattctttaaataaatctaaaatctaacttaaataaattagaaaacctGAAAATTAGGTTTATTGACAACACCAAATCTACCTTAAAATTCTTTAAGCATAAACTTTTGACACTTGATTATTGGCAATAAACCATAGGTTGTTCCATTGGTTTCTTTGTGGCTAAAAATTTCTTATACTTCAATATCTTAAAAGTTAGCTCTAAAATATCTTTATTGGAGTATTAAAGTGTTCTTTATTTTCATGAGAGAATCATTGTAAgtctaaatttaaatatttttaggatTTATACAACCTTTATGCTCGATAACATCTTGAGTTTCTTCCTTATCAAATCTTGGTGGTTGATCCTAATCTACACAAGAactagaatcataaaaaaaatttagttccaATGTCATATTCATTATGATCAAGTAATTGTCTTCTTTATTCATTCCTTTAAAATAGGTTCTCAAAATCATTTATGAATTTGTGATCACTCTTCTTACAATCCTTAAGGCTCCTCACCTTTGCCAACATACGATATAATTTTGCAATCTATCTCTGAATATCTTCTATCCCTAATTCTTGAAAAcctcttttaaattttgtaatatgctcttacatttattttatcaccAGTTCTTGAATAcctcttttaaattttgtaatatGTCATCGCATTTATTCTATCACTAGTTCTTGaacatttctttttcaaagaaaaatctcCGCATCCTCTCTTGTCCAAACATGGTATGCTTTACAATCTCATTCAACCATGATTATTTCAACACACAACACTAAACACCAAAAATCACTAGGCTCTAATATCAACTGATGTGGATGAAAATAACACAAGAAATAAATCAAGTATAAGAACATATAATTATGCTTCttgttgaaaatgaaaattaaaggcACCAAACAATGCTATTTCAAAAGCATGGTGCGATTGTCATCTCCCTTACGCATGTATGCCTTTTCTTCTTACAGCTATTTTTAGCCCAACTTTAAATACAAGTTTCTCTTTCTCACGTGAACATTAAATGACAACAAACACACGAACCTCTTCCTATGCACTTGTATTTCATT includes:
- the LOC118048103 gene encoding ethylene-responsive transcription factor ERF016-like; translated protein: MVRERRERRDVNRRFRGVRMRKWGKWVAEIRQPNSRNRIWLGSYNTAEEAARAYDAAVLCLRGPSATFNFPSNVPEIPATTEILPPAQIREVAFRHARKGSTLEAAERIVESGLFEGPSGMSGEVYLAGEGGGAENLEGVSSGVCYQTSGVWTV